The Cloeon dipterum chromosome 3, ieCloDipt1.1, whole genome shotgun sequence genome includes a region encoding these proteins:
- the Np gene encoding serine proteinase stubble isoform X2 — protein MDESKPPSALLADRTMSEARQGRGSLLLVCTIVLLLAATTTGSPLGPSHPALAPGNFARNIRNLECVSRKTQEKGTCMFALSCIKMNGTHLGVCVDRFYYGSCCKLPELQHEVDLGGGDTNDLTQVVKKPVTAANVVETSTTAAPAPTKASTVKPTTTTRKPSTTTAKPTTAASKPTNAATKPTTFSPPRKPANATLTAKPSNTTKPAKPVTIPPPTYPSTAKPATTGSKPSSTKPVSTKPTTPKPTTVSKPSTTASKPSTTASKPTTASKPSTTASKPPTTPSKPSSTTPAKPAPTKPTTAATKPPAKPASSTTTQKPKPTPSTTVSNEVSTAASVSSKPSVEAVEEETNAVSGTQKPAASSKPTPPTFPTSTGKPTPSAKPTPPTFPKPASTQKPTSPTKPALTSTAKPVVTTAKPANVTDDNWVQVALSTTSPASVATKPTPTYPDGSLFTEEIPPSVSRPTPPTFPPKPSTLAPTTFAPEVTDAPLNMSDYKQVCGRRLYPDARIVGGTRSTFAKWPWQISLRQWRTSTYLHKCGAALLNENWAITAAHCVENVPPSDLLLRLGEHDLSTEKEAHPHLDRRVQIVASHPQFDSRTFEYDLALLRFYEPVTFQPNVIPICIPTDDKTYIGETAFVTGWGRLYEDGPLPSVMQEVSVPVLENAVCETMYRSAGYIEHIPNIFICAGWKKGGFDSCEGDSGGPMVIQREDKRWTLAGVISWGIGCAEPNQPGVYTRISHFKDWISQILQF, from the exons ATGGACGAGTCAAAACCTCCGTCCGCTCTGCTTGCAGACCGCACCATGTCGGAGGCGCGCCAGGGCCGCGGAAGCCTCCTGCTCGTCTGCACGATTGTCCTGCTGCTGGCGGCCACCACCACCGGCTCACCCCTCGGACCCTCGCATCCTGCCTTGGCGCCAG GTAACTTCGCGAGAAACATTCGCAACCTGGAGTGCGTTTCGCGCAAGACTCAGGAGAAGGGTACATGCATGTTCGCGCTTTCCtgcataaaaatgaatggCACGCATTTGGGTGTTTGCGTGGACCGCTTTTACTACGGCAGTTGCTGCAAACTACCCGAACTTCAGCACGAAGTTGACCTCGGTGGCGGTGACACGAATGACCTCACTCAGGTCGTCAAGAAGCCAGTGACGGCAGCCAACGTGGTCGAGACCAGCACCACCGCAGCGCCGGCACCCACCAAAGCGTCCACGGTCAAGCCGACGACCACGACCAGGAAACCCTCGACCACGACGGCCAAACCGACCACTGCGGCCAGCAAGCCGACGAATGCCGCGACGAAGCCGACCACATTCTCGCCGCCGAGGAAGCCGGCGAACGCGACCTTGACCGCCAAGCCGAGCAACACCACCAAACCTGCCAAACCGGTGACGATACCGCCCCCGACCTACCCCTCAACCGCCAAGCCCGCCACCACCGGCTCCAAACCGAGCTCAACAAAACCAGTCTCGACCAAACCGACCACCCCCAAGCCTACGACGGTCTCCAAACCCTCAACGACGGCATCCAAGCCCTCGACGACGGCCTCCAAACCTACGACGGCCTCCAAAC CCTCTACAACGGCATCGAAACCCCCGACAACCCCTTCAAAGCCTTCGTCCACAACGCCAGCGAAGCCAGCGCCAACGAAACCAACCACCGCCGCCACCAAACCGCCGGCCAAACCGGCGTCCTCGACTACCACGCAGAAGCCAAAACCAACCCCCTCTACGACGGTCAGCAACGAAGTGTCCACCGCGGCGTCCGTCTCTTCAAAGCCCTCCGTGGAGGCCGTGGAGGAGGAGACGAACGCGGTGTCCGGCACCCAGAAGCCGGCAGCCAGCAGCAAACCCACCCCGCCGACCTTCCCCACGTCGACGGGCAAGCCGACCCCCTCGGCCAAGCCCACGCCGCCGACCTTCCCCAAGCCCGCGTCCACCCAGAAGCCGACGTCGCCGACGAAACCGGCGCTGACCTCGACCGCCAAGCCTGTGGTGACAACTGCGAAGCCAGCCAACGTTACCG aTGATAACTGGGTGCAGGTCGCTCTTTCCACGACGTCACCAGCATCGGTGGCCACCAAGCCCACGCCGACCTACCCTGACGGCAGCTTGTTCACCGAGGAAATTCCTCCGAGCGTCAGCAGACCCACCCCTCCCACCTTCCCTCCGAAGCCGTCTACCCTGGCGCCAACCACTTTTGCGCCCGAGGTCACAGATGCGCCCCTCAACATGTCCGACTACAAACAGG TTTGCGGAAGGAGGctctaccctgacgccaggatCGTGGGTGGAACTCGGTCTACCTTCGCCAAGTGGCCTTGGCAG ATCTCGCTGCGTCAGTGGAGGACCTCGACTTATCTGCACAAGTGCGGCGCGGCGCTGCTCAACGAAAACTGGGCCATCACTGCCGCTCATTGCGTTGAAAA CGTGCCTCCGTCAGATCTGTTGTTGCGGCTCGGAGAACACGATCTGAGCACAGAAAAAGAGGCGCATCCGCACCTCGACCGCAGGGTGCAGATCGTGGCCAGTCACCCGCAATTCGACTCGCGCACCTTCGAGTACGACTTGGCCCTGCTCAGGTTCTACGAGCCAGTCACCTTCCAGCCAAATGTGATACCCATCTGCATCCCCACTGACGACAAAACCTACATCGGAGAGACGGCTTTCGTCACTGGATGGGGCAGACTTTATGAAG ATGGTCCCCTGCCCAGCGTAATGCAGGAAGTGTCAGTTCCCGTGCTAGAAAACGCAGTGTGCGAAACCATGTACAGATCTGCCGGCTACATCGAGcacattccaaatattttcatttgcgcCGGCTGGAAGAAGGGAGGTTTTGACTCTTGCGAG GGTGACTCGGGCGGCCCGATGGTGATCCAGCGAGAGGACAAGCGGTGGACCCTGGCGGGAGTGATCTCGTGGGGCATCGGGTGCGCGGAACCCAACCAGCCCGGCGTCTACACCAGAATATCTCACTTCAAGGACTGGATCAGCCAGATTCTGCAGTTCTAA
- the Np gene encoding serine proteinase stubble isoform X1, whose product MDESKPPSALLADRTMSEARQGRGSLLLVCTIVLLLAATTTGSPLGPSHPALAPGNFARNIRNLECVSRKTQEKGTCMFALSCIKMNGTHLGVCVDRFYYGSCCKLPELQHEVDLGGGDTNDLTQVVKKPVTAANVVETSTTAAPAPTKASTVKPTTTTRKPSTTTAKPTTAASKPTNAATKPTTFSPPRKPANATLTAKPSNTTKPAKPVTIPPPTYPSTAKPATTGSKPSSTKPVSTKPTTPKPTTVSKPSTTASKPSTTASKPTTASKPTTASKPTTASKPSTTASKPPTTPSKPSSTTPAKPAPTKPTTAATKPPAKPASSTTTQKPKPTPSTTVSNEVSTAASVSSKPSVEAVEEETNAVSGTQKPAASSKPTPPTFPTSTGKPTPSAKPTPPTFPKPASTQKPTSPTKPALTSTAKPVVTTAKPANVTDDNWVQVALSTTSPASVATKPTPTYPDGSLFTEEIPPSVSRPTPPTFPPKPSTLAPTTFAPEVTDAPLNMSDYKQVCGRRLYPDARIVGGTRSTFAKWPWQISLRQWRTSTYLHKCGAALLNENWAITAAHCVENVPPSDLLLRLGEHDLSTEKEAHPHLDRRVQIVASHPQFDSRTFEYDLALLRFYEPVTFQPNVIPICIPTDDKTYIGETAFVTGWGRLYEDGPLPSVMQEVSVPVLENAVCETMYRSAGYIEHIPNIFICAGWKKGGFDSCEGDSGGPMVIQREDKRWTLAGVISWGIGCAEPNQPGVYTRISHFKDWISQILQF is encoded by the exons ATGGACGAGTCAAAACCTCCGTCCGCTCTGCTTGCAGACCGCACCATGTCGGAGGCGCGCCAGGGCCGCGGAAGCCTCCTGCTCGTCTGCACGATTGTCCTGCTGCTGGCGGCCACCACCACCGGCTCACCCCTCGGACCCTCGCATCCTGCCTTGGCGCCAG GTAACTTCGCGAGAAACATTCGCAACCTGGAGTGCGTTTCGCGCAAGACTCAGGAGAAGGGTACATGCATGTTCGCGCTTTCCtgcataaaaatgaatggCACGCATTTGGGTGTTTGCGTGGACCGCTTTTACTACGGCAGTTGCTGCAAACTACCCGAACTTCAGCACGAAGTTGACCTCGGTGGCGGTGACACGAATGACCTCACTCAGGTCGTCAAGAAGCCAGTGACGGCAGCCAACGTGGTCGAGACCAGCACCACCGCAGCGCCGGCACCCACCAAAGCGTCCACGGTCAAGCCGACGACCACGACCAGGAAACCCTCGACCACGACGGCCAAACCGACCACTGCGGCCAGCAAGCCGACGAATGCCGCGACGAAGCCGACCACATTCTCGCCGCCGAGGAAGCCGGCGAACGCGACCTTGACCGCCAAGCCGAGCAACACCACCAAACCTGCCAAACCGGTGACGATACCGCCCCCGACCTACCCCTCAACCGCCAAGCCCGCCACCACCGGCTCCAAACCGAGCTCAACAAAACCAGTCTCGACCAAACCGACCACCCCCAAGCCTACGACGGTCTCCAAACCCTCAACGACGGCATCCAAGCCCTCGACGACGGCCTCCAAACCTACGACGGCCTCCAAACCTACGACGGCCTCCAAACCTACGACGGCCTCCAAACCCTCTACAACGGCATCGAAACCCCCGACAACCCCTTCAAAGCCTTCGTCCACAACGCCAGCGAAGCCAGCGCCAACGAAACCAACCACCGCCGCCACCAAACCGCCGGCCAAACCGGCGTCCTCGACTACCACGCAGAAGCCAAAACCAACCCCCTCTACGACGGTCAGCAACGAAGTGTCCACCGCGGCGTCCGTCTCTTCAAAGCCCTCCGTGGAGGCCGTGGAGGAGGAGACGAACGCGGTGTCCGGCACCCAGAAGCCGGCAGCCAGCAGCAAACCCACCCCGCCGACCTTCCCCACGTCGACGGGCAAGCCGACCCCCTCGGCCAAGCCCACGCCGCCGACCTTCCCCAAGCCCGCGTCCACCCAGAAGCCGACGTCGCCGACGAAACCGGCGCTGACCTCGACCGCCAAGCCTGTGGTGACAACTGCGAAGCCAGCCAACGTTACCG aTGATAACTGGGTGCAGGTCGCTCTTTCCACGACGTCACCAGCATCGGTGGCCACCAAGCCCACGCCGACCTACCCTGACGGCAGCTTGTTCACCGAGGAAATTCCTCCGAGCGTCAGCAGACCCACCCCTCCCACCTTCCCTCCGAAGCCGTCTACCCTGGCGCCAACCACTTTTGCGCCCGAGGTCACAGATGCGCCCCTCAACATGTCCGACTACAAACAGG TTTGCGGAAGGAGGctctaccctgacgccaggatCGTGGGTGGAACTCGGTCTACCTTCGCCAAGTGGCCTTGGCAG ATCTCGCTGCGTCAGTGGAGGACCTCGACTTATCTGCACAAGTGCGGCGCGGCGCTGCTCAACGAAAACTGGGCCATCACTGCCGCTCATTGCGTTGAAAA CGTGCCTCCGTCAGATCTGTTGTTGCGGCTCGGAGAACACGATCTGAGCACAGAAAAAGAGGCGCATCCGCACCTCGACCGCAGGGTGCAGATCGTGGCCAGTCACCCGCAATTCGACTCGCGCACCTTCGAGTACGACTTGGCCCTGCTCAGGTTCTACGAGCCAGTCACCTTCCAGCCAAATGTGATACCCATCTGCATCCCCACTGACGACAAAACCTACATCGGAGAGACGGCTTTCGTCACTGGATGGGGCAGACTTTATGAAG ATGGTCCCCTGCCCAGCGTAATGCAGGAAGTGTCAGTTCCCGTGCTAGAAAACGCAGTGTGCGAAACCATGTACAGATCTGCCGGCTACATCGAGcacattccaaatattttcatttgcgcCGGCTGGAAGAAGGGAGGTTTTGACTCTTGCGAG GGTGACTCGGGCGGCCCGATGGTGATCCAGCGAGAGGACAAGCGGTGGACCCTGGCGGGAGTGATCTCGTGGGGCATCGGGTGCGCGGAACCCAACCAGCCCGGCGTCTACACCAGAATATCTCACTTCAAGGACTGGATCAGCCAGATTCTGCAGTTCTAA
- the Np gene encoding serine proteinase stubble isoform X3 — MSEARQGRGSLLLVCTIVLLLAATTTGSPLGPSHPALAPGNFARNIRNLECVSRKTQEKGTCMFALSCIKMNGTHLGVCVDRFYYGSCCKLPELQHEVDLGGGDTNDLTQVVKKPVTAANVVETSTTAAPAPTKASTVKPTTTTRKPSTTTAKPTTAASKPTNAATKPTTFSPPRKPANATLTAKPSNTTKPAKPVTIPPPTYPSTAKPATTGSKPSSTKPVSTKPTTPKPTTVSKPSTTASKPSTTASKPTTASKPTTASKPTTASKPSTTASKPPTTPSKPSSTTPAKPAPTKPTTAATKPPAKPASSTTTQKPKPTPSTTVSNEVSTAASVSSKPSVEAVEEETNAVSGTQKPAASSKPTPPTFPTSTGKPTPSAKPTPPTFPKPASTQKPTSPTKPALTSTAKPVVTTAKPANVTDDNWVQVALSTTSPASVATKPTPTYPDGSLFTEEIPPSVSRPTPPTFPPKPSTLAPTTFAPEVTDAPLNMSDYKQVCGRRLYPDARIVGGTRSTFAKWPWQISLRQWRTSTYLHKCGAALLNENWAITAAHCVENVPPSDLLLRLGEHDLSTEKEAHPHLDRRVQIVASHPQFDSRTFEYDLALLRFYEPVTFQPNVIPICIPTDDKTYIGETAFVTGWGRLYEDGPLPSVMQEVSVPVLENAVCETMYRSAGYIEHIPNIFICAGWKKGGFDSCEGDSGGPMVIQREDKRWTLAGVISWGIGCAEPNQPGVYTRISHFKDWISQILQF, encoded by the exons ATGTCGGAGGCGCGCCAGGGCCGCGGAAGCCTCCTGCTCGTCTGCACGATTGTCCTGCTGCTGGCGGCCACCACCACCGGCTCACCCCTCGGACCCTCGCATCCTGCCTTGGCGCCAG GTAACTTCGCGAGAAACATTCGCAACCTGGAGTGCGTTTCGCGCAAGACTCAGGAGAAGGGTACATGCATGTTCGCGCTTTCCtgcataaaaatgaatggCACGCATTTGGGTGTTTGCGTGGACCGCTTTTACTACGGCAGTTGCTGCAAACTACCCGAACTTCAGCACGAAGTTGACCTCGGTGGCGGTGACACGAATGACCTCACTCAGGTCGTCAAGAAGCCAGTGACGGCAGCCAACGTGGTCGAGACCAGCACCACCGCAGCGCCGGCACCCACCAAAGCGTCCACGGTCAAGCCGACGACCACGACCAGGAAACCCTCGACCACGACGGCCAAACCGACCACTGCGGCCAGCAAGCCGACGAATGCCGCGACGAAGCCGACCACATTCTCGCCGCCGAGGAAGCCGGCGAACGCGACCTTGACCGCCAAGCCGAGCAACACCACCAAACCTGCCAAACCGGTGACGATACCGCCCCCGACCTACCCCTCAACCGCCAAGCCCGCCACCACCGGCTCCAAACCGAGCTCAACAAAACCAGTCTCGACCAAACCGACCACCCCCAAGCCTACGACGGTCTCCAAACCCTCAACGACGGCATCCAAGCCCTCGACGACGGCCTCCAAACCTACGACGGCCTCCAAACCTACGACGGCCTCCAAACCTACGACGGCCTCCAAACCCTCTACAACGGCATCGAAACCCCCGACAACCCCTTCAAAGCCTTCGTCCACAACGCCAGCGAAGCCAGCGCCAACGAAACCAACCACCGCCGCCACCAAACCGCCGGCCAAACCGGCGTCCTCGACTACCACGCAGAAGCCAAAACCAACCCCCTCTACGACGGTCAGCAACGAAGTGTCCACCGCGGCGTCCGTCTCTTCAAAGCCCTCCGTGGAGGCCGTGGAGGAGGAGACGAACGCGGTGTCCGGCACCCAGAAGCCGGCAGCCAGCAGCAAACCCACCCCGCCGACCTTCCCCACGTCGACGGGCAAGCCGACCCCCTCGGCCAAGCCCACGCCGCCGACCTTCCCCAAGCCCGCGTCCACCCAGAAGCCGACGTCGCCGACGAAACCGGCGCTGACCTCGACCGCCAAGCCTGTGGTGACAACTGCGAAGCCAGCCAACGTTACCG aTGATAACTGGGTGCAGGTCGCTCTTTCCACGACGTCACCAGCATCGGTGGCCACCAAGCCCACGCCGACCTACCCTGACGGCAGCTTGTTCACCGAGGAAATTCCTCCGAGCGTCAGCAGACCCACCCCTCCCACCTTCCCTCCGAAGCCGTCTACCCTGGCGCCAACCACTTTTGCGCCCGAGGTCACAGATGCGCCCCTCAACATGTCCGACTACAAACAGG TTTGCGGAAGGAGGctctaccctgacgccaggatCGTGGGTGGAACTCGGTCTACCTTCGCCAAGTGGCCTTGGCAG ATCTCGCTGCGTCAGTGGAGGACCTCGACTTATCTGCACAAGTGCGGCGCGGCGCTGCTCAACGAAAACTGGGCCATCACTGCCGCTCATTGCGTTGAAAA CGTGCCTCCGTCAGATCTGTTGTTGCGGCTCGGAGAACACGATCTGAGCACAGAAAAAGAGGCGCATCCGCACCTCGACCGCAGGGTGCAGATCGTGGCCAGTCACCCGCAATTCGACTCGCGCACCTTCGAGTACGACTTGGCCCTGCTCAGGTTCTACGAGCCAGTCACCTTCCAGCCAAATGTGATACCCATCTGCATCCCCACTGACGACAAAACCTACATCGGAGAGACGGCTTTCGTCACTGGATGGGGCAGACTTTATGAAG ATGGTCCCCTGCCCAGCGTAATGCAGGAAGTGTCAGTTCCCGTGCTAGAAAACGCAGTGTGCGAAACCATGTACAGATCTGCCGGCTACATCGAGcacattccaaatattttcatttgcgcCGGCTGGAAGAAGGGAGGTTTTGACTCTTGCGAG GGTGACTCGGGCGGCCCGATGGTGATCCAGCGAGAGGACAAGCGGTGGACCCTGGCGGGAGTGATCTCGTGGGGCATCGGGTGCGCGGAACCCAACCAGCCCGGCGTCTACACCAGAATATCTCACTTCAAGGACTGGATCAGCCAGATTCTGCAGTTCTAA